ATCCAGTAAAGGGTAAGCCAATTTCAGCTGCCACATAACCTAACGGAATAACCCCATTGTAGGACTCTTCTGCGCTCTGTGACAGGCTATTGCCCTGATTATCTTCTACTGTACCATCAAGTTTTACCTTAAAATCACCATATTTAGCATTAAGCCCCAGATCAAGGGAGACAATATCGTTATCTAAGATTTCGTAATAGAGAATAAAATCGAAATGATCCAATTTTGCATCCACAGAGGCATGTCCGGTGAAGGTATAATCACCAAATTCCAAATTGTTAACATCACTATACCCCTTTACATCGAGTTGGTTATAGCGAATTTTAATATTAGGTATTACTGGAATAGGATGCTCTAAAGCGACCCAGAAACTCCCTTTGGTCTTATCATCCAGATTAAACGATTGCATTGTGCCATCTTCACCAAATGAACCTGAAGATTCCATATTCCAAATCTGCGCACCGGCATAAAGGCCTGCTATGGTGTCAGCTTGTACGGCTAATGGGGTGAATAATAGTGGAGAAGAGAGCGCTAAAACGCTAAAGCGAAATGTATTATTCATAAATTTATCCTTAAAAGTAGTTAATCCATTTAAACAGTGATTATTGTCACCTGATAATGAAATTCGCGCAACTACATTACCATTCTATTACCCTCTAGCTAATAATTAACCCAACGCGTCACTCATTTCATTTTCGAGTGACCATTAAAATATAATTTATACAGTACATATTTAAACTAAAAAACAACACGTTATATTTAAAAAAAATCAATGTGAACAGAAAACATCATGAAACAATCAAAAGCGAACTTGTATTGTACAAAAAAACGACATAAAATCATCGCGTAAATAGAAATTAAAACAAATTCACAAATTTCAACTCAGTTTTCACTAATATTGTTCGCTAGAAAATAGCAAATTGAGGGAAACCTTAAGACGCAAAACCACCGGCCTGTAGAGTAAGCTCCATGGCAGCGGGGTTACCGAGGCAATGATAGACCCATCATACCTCTACTTTTTTATACTTAACAATGTTATAGGATGACTGAATTATCATTTTTTGTAGGAGACAAAATGCATAATTCACCCCTATCATGTAAGCACTTATTATTAATGATCTTATCTTTACTGCTCTTTTCCTGTGTATCATCCGAATCGGACTCCAGTGATCAAATAATTGACCAACCGCTTGGTGAAAAACTTCAACTTGTTATCTCGTGGTATGATAATTCAGATAATGAATCAGGCTATATCGTCGAACGCCGCCTAGCAGGAGAAGATGCCTATGACCAAGCAATCTTCCTTCCTCAAGATAGCGACCGCTATGACGACAAAACGGCGTTCACTGGGCAGACATATTGCTATCAAGTTAGTGCATATAACCAAGCGGGTAAGTCCGCATCTGATGAAGTTTGCATTGCAATTTAATCGCTATTAAAAAGTGAAAAGCCGCAGGTAATATTGACTTATTATCATGCGACTTGATTTAACTGATGCAGATAGGTTAATAGTTGTAACGGATCATCGCGCGGAAATCTTGTGCCGTATCAGCCACCATTCCTCCCATTCCCATCATATTCGCCTCTTGCATCGTCATTGGAGCACCACTGTTACCAAAGAATCCATTACTACCGGAGTACTTATAATCAATATAGGTATAACGGAATTGTAAATAGAGCGTTTCACCAATAATAGGCAAATTATAATAAGCTTCATAGGCATCACCGCGTGCTGCTATTTTAGAGCCAATTAACGTATCTTCGCCATAGGTAAATGAACGCCAATATTTAGAGCCGTGATTGAATTCAAAACCGAATCTATCATCAGCTAAAAAACCAGGTATTGTTGCACCAAGCCAATAGGAATAGCCTTTTTCATCCTCCTGTGACCCTAACATTCCGTAGTTCCCACCTGCGGATGTACCACCATCGGGTAATGTCTGAGAGGCTGATACCGATGCAAATAAAACCGTATCATCCAAAAAGTCATTAATAAATTCACCGACACCATTCACTTGCACAGATAAAGTGAAATTTTGCAGATCACCTAATTGCTCAAAGCCTGTTGGTTGAGGCGCCATAGGATTAGAATAATCGTAGCCCATATCAAGCATATTGGTGGCGTAATAGTATTGCGCTTTAATATCATATTGACCATCATTATAGGGAGTAATAATAAAGCCAATCATGTCTATATTATCCGTCGCTCCCGTATCAGTATAATCATGTCCAGAGACAGAAAATCGTGGCGTACTCGTCGCACTCAAGCCTCGACCAGCACAGATTTTAGCATCCATACCAGCAACACCCGTTATTTTCTCAAGTTTTGCACTTAAACTTAGGCCATCAAATTCGACATTAATAGAATGTCCAAGTGGCGATTTTGCACTGTCATAACCTTCTCGAATGTTAGCAAGAAAGCCGTTCGTGGATGGGCGACGACCAATACTCGCCGTCCAAGGTATTTGATCATTACCTAAAAATGAATCACCGAGATATAACATATATACCTCCTTCACCTTAAGGCTATTATCATCTAAGTTTTCGTTAGTAACCCAATCAAAATCGCCCATTCCCGGATCGTAGGGGTCACTATTAAGCCCTGTTTGCCCAAATGCTTTGTTATATGAGAGTAACCCTTTAAAAACAAGGTTATCAAAGGGCTGATACCCCATACCAATCTCTAAGCGATTAGCTAAAAGGTCATGATTATGTAGTTTAGAGCCATCGGCCATCTTATAATCAATACTGTCCATCGTAACGCGATAATCAGCACTTAGCTTAAGGTTATTTCCACCTACTTTTTTTTGTAATTCACGCACTTGTTCTTTTAAGTCTGCAATATCCTGCGCCTGATCAGCCTGAACTGTTGTTGAAAAGGCAATGAATAAGGAGGCGGCGATTAGCGATAATTTTTTATTCATAATGTGTCATCCCTGTCTTATTAAAAATAGAAGGAAACTACCTATTAGTTTTCCATCATGCATTTGTAGAACTAACTAATTCCGTTTTAGTTACAACTAGCAAGCTCCCCACTGTCTGCGGCATACTTCTCGGCAAAATCAGCTAAATCTGGCGCTATTTTCTGAAATGTATCACCATTTAAAAACTCGGCAGAATCAGGGAATTTCTTTGTATATTCCTTAATAAAACGTTTGGCATCATTCTTAAACAATCGTTTCCACTCAACCTTTAAGTGCTGACTAGCAAACTCCTGCCCATTGATAGCAAAATGGGGACGCAAGTACTTCAAGTAATATTTTTGCCCCTTCGCTGCATCTGCAAACACATTAAAAGTTAACATTAGCCCAAGTGTTAACATTATTAATTTCTTCATATCTATCTCCTCAGCTTAATTAAAAATGATTATTCTTCGATTTTTTCTTTACCGGTGATCATGGCCTTAATATGCGTTGATAACTTCTCTCCAAAGGTGATCATATAAAGATGAATGACTACAAAACTAAGCAAGGCATAGGCATTAAAGGTGTGTAAAATAGCAATTAAATCGACATGTTCTATGACGCCTGCCGCCCGTAAATCGGGAAAAAAGTAGAAAGCAAAGCCACTAATAACCTGTAACGGCAGCAGAGCGAATAAAATCGCAATGTAACCTAGACGCTGTAACGGATTAAATTTATCTTCTGGCGTTATATGATGCGGATGTTTTTCTCCCTTAAACACACCATATAGATAAAAACGCAATGTCCCTTCCACCCCTTTTAAGGTGGGAAAATATTGCTGCCACTCACCCGTGGTCAAAATCCAGGTGTAGATCAAGACAACGAGCCCCGTCCAGACAAAACCAATGAGGTTATGTGTCTCAACCGCCGTTCCAAAACCAAATAAAACAAACAATCCATGCATTTCCAATCCTGAGAGCAATAACAACACAATCATCAATGCTTGCGCCCAGTGCCAAAATCGCTCAAAACGCTTAAAAAGCACCACAATTTTACTGCCAGACAGATTACTCATAACCTTCTCCTTGCTCTTGCTTCACTGACATTTTTTTTCTTCTAATAGCCGCTAGATAACGTAAAGCGCCATGTCCAATTACCCCCAGTAGGCCGCCAATAACAGCGAACAAAGCAAATAACTCCACCCAGAAATTACTATCTCGACCAATTAAGTAAAAATCATTTAATCCCGCTAAACGACTATCACGAGAATGACAGGAATGGCAATCAACCGCCTCTTCTGCAGGTGCAACCATATGTTTAATAGGCCAGAATCCATTGGTTTCAATAAAATCAAAGTGCCCACTAAATTCAACTTCGTTTAATTGAGCACCTGCGGTTAATGCTTTCTCCCAGTCATACTCAGTCCATAGTGCCCCAGTGCCCTTCTTACCATATAATTTGATCGGCAAAATGCGATTAAACTCGGTGTCATAGGGTTGCTTACCACGGTGTACTTTAAAGGGCCAAATACGTGCATCGGGATCGTTGTAATTCCCCGTCGGTGGATTAATATCAATTGGTGCACTGCTAGGATCAATCACCGTTTGTAGGGTTTTCTGGATTAATTCACCTTTATACCAACGGTATTCAGGCGTCACATTACGTCCCCAAGTGAATGTACCCTTTTTACTCATATAACTATGTGCTTCCACCCCATCAAATACCTTCTCTTCCGTATAGGGTTTACCATCTTTCATCTTCGTTGCCGTAGACCAATCCCAACTCAACTTAGTGAGATAAGGACCGCGCGCCATTTCAGGGATATGACAAGAGGTACAAGCAACCTTAGCGGTATGATTATCAATCTCACGGACTTCATGTGGTTTTTCACCATGGCAGGATTCACAGGCGACATTTTTGCCGTCACGTTCGATACGCCCCATATCTTTTTTATGGTCGATAAAAGCTTTTTTACCGTTATAACGCCCCGCAATTTCATGGCCACTGGTTTTATGGCAAGTTTGACAACTGAAATTTAGCTTATCAGGGCTCATGTGCACATCAAGGGAGTGGACAGGATCAACTAATGACATGTCGGTGTCGCCGTGTTTTACACCATTACCGCCACCACCATTAGCATGACATGCAAGGCAGTTTTCCCGTTTAGGTGCTCCGACACTTTTTGCTACGGCTTTAAGGTCGACCGCGGGTTGAAGAAATTCACCGAGCTGCGTCGCTTCATAGTAAGGATGTCCCGACATCGCCGCCGATTTTTTATATGTTCCTGTACCATCATGACAAACTAGGCAATCAACATTCTCTTCCGCTTCCTGATCAAAATCATCATTACGCCAACCATAGCCCGTATGACATTGTGTACAACTCTCATTACCACGTGCAGAAACACAATAGTTATTAAAACCATTTTTGCCCTTACCAACCATTTGCTCATCGACTTTAGCAGCCCATTTCCAATGGAAGGTTTTATGCACCTGCTTGGCAGCCTCGGTGTGGCATTCCAAACAAGCTTCAGTAACATCAGGCGCATAATCAAAATCCTGATCAAGGGATTCAAATTTACTGTGGTCTGCGGTCATCCTTGTGCGATTTAGATCTACCGCAGAAGCATCAGAATCCGTGGCCAACACCGTATTAATCCAACCT
This window of the Psychromonas sp. MME1 genome carries:
- a CDS encoding cytochrome b/b6 domain-containing protein — protein: MSNLSGSKIVVLFKRFERFWHWAQALMIVLLLLSGLEMHGLFVLFGFGTAVETHNLIGFVWTGLVVLIYTWILTTGEWQQYFPTLKGVEGTLRFYLYGVFKGEKHPHHITPEDKFNPLQRLGYIAILFALLPLQVISGFAFYFFPDLRAAGVIEHVDLIAILHTFNAYALLSFVVIHLYMITFGEKLSTHIKAMITGKEKIEE
- a CDS encoding tetrathionate reductase family octaheme c-type cytochrome, yielding MSVMMQGKATAIIALLLLGWINTVLATDSDASAVDLNRTRMTADHSKFESLDQDFDYAPDVTEACLECHTEAAKQVHKTFHWKWAAKVDEQMVGKGKNGFNNYCVSARGNESCTQCHTGYGWRNDDFDQEAEENVDCLVCHDGTGTYKKSAAMSGHPYYEATQLGEFLQPAVDLKAVAKSVGAPKRENCLACHANGGGGNGVKHGDTDMSLVDPVHSLDVHMSPDKLNFSCQTCHKTSGHEIAGRYNGKKAFIDHKKDMGRIERDGKNVACESCHGEKPHEVREIDNHTAKVACTSCHIPEMARGPYLTKLSWDWSTATKMKDGKPYTEEKVFDGVEAHSYMSKKGTFTWGRNVTPEYRWYKGELIQKTLQTVIDPSSAPIDINPPTGNYNDPDARIWPFKVHRGKQPYDTEFNRILPIKLYGKKGTGALWTEYDWEKALTAGAQLNEVEFSGHFDFIETNGFWPIKHMVAPAEEAVDCHSCHSRDSRLAGLNDFYLIGRDSNFWVELFALFAVIGGLLGVIGHGALRYLAAIRRKKMSVKQEQGEGYE
- a CDS encoding TIGR04219 family outer membrane beta-barrel protein translates to MNNTFRFSVLALSSPLLFTPLAVQADTIAGLYAGAQIWNMESSGSFGEDGTMQSFNLDDKTKGSFWVALEHPIPVIPNIKIRYNQLDVKGYSDVNNLEFGDYTFTGHASVDAKLDHFDFILYYEILDNDIVSLDLGLNAKYGDFKVKLDGTVEDNQGNSLSQSAEESYNGVIPLGYVAAEIGLPFTGLGVYGEVNWIGYDDHHVHDIQGGIFWNMIETLAIDATVQFGYRDIKFDIEDLSGIYADAEFKGAYAGLQLHF
- a CDS encoding DUF3373 family protein; protein product: MNKKLSLIAASLFIAFSTTVQADQAQDIADLKEQVRELQKKVGGNNLKLSADYRVTMDSIDYKMADGSKLHNHDLLANRLEIGMGYQPFDNLVFKGLLSYNKAFGQTGLNSDPYDPGMGDFDWVTNENLDDNSLKVKEVYMLYLGDSFLGNDQIPWTASIGRRPSTNGFLANIREGYDSAKSPLGHSINVEFDGLSLSAKLEKITGVAGMDAKICAGRGLSATSTPRFSVSGHDYTDTGATDNIDMIGFIITPYNDGQYDIKAQYYYATNMLDMGYDYSNPMAPQPTGFEQLGDLQNFTLSVQVNGVGEFINDFLDDTVLFASVSASQTLPDGGTSAGGNYGMLGSQEDEKGYSYWLGATIPGFLADDRFGFEFNHGSKYWRSFTYGEDTLIGSKIAARGDAYEAYYNLPIIGETLYLQFRYTYIDYKYSGSNGFFGNSGAPMTMQEANMMGMGGMVADTAQDFRAMIRYNY
- a CDS encoding fibronectin type III domain-containing protein encodes the protein MHNSPLSCKHLLLMILSLLLFSCVSSESDSSDQIIDQPLGEKLQLVISWYDNSDNESGYIVERRLAGEDAYDQAIFLPQDSDRYDDKTAFTGQTYCYQVSAYNQAGKSASDEVCIAI